Part of the Terriglobales bacterium genome is shown below.
TGCGCGTGCCGGGGCGCAGCTTCTCGAATTTCGGCTTGAGCTTCGACAGGTTGTCCGGCAGGAGGAACAGCGCGAGCACCGTGGCCTGCGAGATGTCGGCCTCGTACATGTCGCCCTGCACGAAGCGCGCGCGCCCGGCCACGCCTTCCTCGGCGGCGCGCTTGCGCGACAGGTGCACCAGGTCGGTGTCGTACTCGACGCCGATCGCGGTGGCGCCGCGCTTCGCCGCGGCGATGATGTTGCGCCCGTCGCCGGAGCCGAGGTCCATGACGATGTCCTGCGGGGTCACGGCCGCCATGTCGAGCATCTTCTCGACCAGGCTGGGAGGCGTCGGCACCCAGATCACGTCCTTGCCGGGCTGCCCGACGTAGGGCTCCGCGCCCTGCACCGGCAGCTGGGCGCCGGCGAGGGGCGGGAGGAGGAGAAAGAAGACGAGGAAAAGCGCTCGGTTGGCCATATGCGGCCAACAATCTAGCCGCCTTTCTTCTTCCCTCCCTTGCGGCTGGCTGACTTGCCCGCGTTGGAGATGCGGGCGGCACGGCTCTTTGACATTCCCTTGCGCTTCAGAATCCCGTCGGACCCGGCAAGCGGAAAGACGGTTCACTTTTGCGGACAAAGGCCATAGCATGCGGCCGAGGAGGATCCCATGCTCAAAAGAGCGTTTGCAGTCGCCGTTTCGGCGGCGTTCGTTTCATTCGGGGCGCAGGCGCAGGCCCCGGCCACGAAGTCGATCAAGGTCCAGTCGAGCTGGCCCGCCAGCCTGACGATCCAGGACCACCTGCGCATCATTTCCGAGCGGATGGAGAAGGCGAGCGGCGGCACGGTGAAGGTCGAGGCCATGGCCGCCGGGCAGATCGTGCCCGCCTTCGAGGTGCTCGACGCGGCCAACAAGAAGGTGATCGACGGCTGGCACTCGATCTCGTACTACTGGGTGGGAAAGAGCCCGACCGCGGCGCTGTTCGCCGGGCCTCCGGGAGGCCCGTTCGGCATGGATCACATGGATTACCTGGGCTGGCTCTACGTCGGCGGCGGCCTGCAGATGTGGCGCGACTTCTACCAGAACGAGCTCAAGCTGAACCTGATCGTCTGGCCCGCGCACCCGTCCAGCCCGCAGGCGTTCGGCTGGTTCAAGAAGCCGCTCAGGTCAGTCGCCGACTTCAAGGGCATGAAGTGCCGCCAGACCGGCCTGAACGCGGAGATCTACGCCAAGCTCGGCCAGAGCGTGGTCAACATGCCGGGCGGCGAGATCGTGCCGGCCGCGCAGCGCGGGGTGATCGACTGCGCCGAGTGGGTCGGCGGCGTGGAAGACCTGCGCCTCGGGCTGCCGGGCGTGTTCAAGTACCACTACACGCCGGGCATGCACGAGAACAACTCGATCGGCGAGTTCGGCCTGAACCTCGACGTCTGGAAGTCGCTCAGCCCGCAGCAGCAGGAGCTGTTCAACATCGTGATCAACGACGCGTTCATCGAGTGGCTCACCAAGTGGCAGAAGCAGAACGCCGACGCGATGGACGAGATGGTCAAGAAGCACGGCGTGCAGATCCGCCGCACCCCGGCCGACATCCTGATCGCGTCGCTGAAGGCGTGGGACGAGGTGGCGAAGGAGAACTCGGCGAAGAACCCGACCTTCAAGAAGGTGTACGAGTCGCAGCGCGAGTACGCCGCCAAGGTGGTGCCCGCGAAGCGCTACATGCACCCGCCGTACTCTTTTGCCGCGAACTACTACTGGCCGCAGGACGGCGGTTCGGCAGCGAAGAAGGATGGCAAAAAACAACCCTGAAGAAGAGACGTTACGCTTTCCCACCAACCTCGACCGGGCGGGCATCGAAGCCCGCCTGATCGAGGTGCGTGAGAACGCGCGCCGCTACGGCTTGGCCGAGATCGTGCGGATGTTCGAGAACCTCGGCTCCATGAGCGCGCAGCAGCTCGGCCACAACGTGGTCCTGGCCCTCAACAAGCTGCAGGACAAGCCCGGCCATCGCCCGCTCACCCACCAGCTCGAGATGGTGGCGATGAACCTGAAGAACCTTAAGTAAGCGGATAAATGGGGACGGACCCCATTTCTCTCGTTTAAGAAGTCCGCCGTCATCCCCGCAATGGGGTTCCCGCCTTCGCGGGAACGACAAACGTACCGCTAAATGAGAAAAATGGGGTCCGTCCCCATTTATTGAGTCAGTGGTCGGTCTTGCGCCGCTTCGGCGCCGGGCCCATGGCCGCGCGCCGGTCGTGCTCGGCGAGGATCACTTCCATCGCCTTCTCGAACACCTGCCGCGGCGGGCCGGAGCGCGCCTCGACCCAGTCGGCGAGCTCGTCGGGATTCACTTGAAGGAACGCGGCCAGGTTCTCGCGGCCGCCGCGCAGCACCTCGCATTGCTGAAGGATGCGGGCGCACATCTCGGCCCAGCGGGGTTTTTGCTCCATGGGCGAACGGACAGCGGATTACTGCGCGAGTTTCTTCAGCCCCTTCTCGGCCTTCTCGGCGTTTCGCTCCACCCACTCGCCGGCTTTCTTCACGCCGCGCTCGGTGGCCGCGGCGCCGCGCTTGATGCCTTTCTCGGCCGCCTTGGCGCCGCGTTCGATCGCCTGGCCGGCACGCCGCGCGGTGTCTTCCGGCTCGGCCGCGTAGGTAGCTGAAACGCTACACAAAATTGCGGCGGTAATGACGCGTACGCAGATCATGGGCTTGCACCTCCCAGCTAGCATTCTACGGGAGCTAACGACGACAAGTCATTGTGGCCTATACGGACCTGACCGAAGTGCGCGCGTGCTACGCCCAGTTGCGAGAGCTGGTGATCCATAACGCCGGCGGCTGGGAGGGCGTCGAGTCGCGCGACCTGTTCTCGCGCGAGGGCCACCTGAAGTGGAACCGGCGCAACATGAGCGGGGCGGCGGACTATTTGCGCCTGCAGATCCTGATCGCGCTCGAGGCCGTCAACACACGGCTCTTCTTCATCGACACGCTGCGCGCGCGCACGAGCCAGATGCCTCATCCCCACGCCGGGTAGCGGGCACAATCCCTGCTCGCGCGGGGTGTGATGCTGCACCCCAGGCAAGTCTGGCCGCTGTTCAAGAAGGCCGTGCAGGCGTGGTCCAACGACTACGCGCCGAGCATGGGCGCGGCGCTCTCCTACTACACCCTGTTCTCCATCGCGCCGCTGCTTCTCATCGTGATCGCGGTCGCCGGCTGGTTCTTCGGCGACGAGGCGGCGCGCGGCGAGATCACCTCGGGCCTGTCGGGCCTGATGGGCGAGCAGGGCGCAAAGGCGATCGAGGAGATGATCGCCAACGCGTCGCAGCCGAAGGAAGGGCTGATCGCCACGGTTACGGGCGTCTTCGTGCTCATCCTCGGCGCGACCACGGTGTTCGGCGAGCTGCAAAACTCGCTCGACCGCATCTGGCGCGCGCCGGCGCGCGAAGCCGGCGGGGTGTGGAAGCTGCTGCGCTCGCGACTCCTTTCGCTCGGCATGATCCTCGGTATCGCGTTCCTGCTCATGGTGTCGCTGGTGCTCGATACGGTGCTGCAGTCGCTCGGAAAGATGTGGGGCACCGAGGGCTGGCAGGTGCTCGCGCAGATCGTGAACTTCGTGGCCGGCTTCGCGCTCACCACCACGGTGTTCGCGCTCATCTACAAGCTGATGCCGCGCGCCAGGATCGAGTGGCACGACGTGTGGGTCGGCGCCGTGGTGACCGCGATCCTCTTCACGGTCGGCAAGTTCCTCATCAGCCTCTACCTCGGGCGCAGCGCCGTCGCTTCCTCGTTCGGCGCCGCCGGCTCGCTCGCGGTGGTGATGATCTGGGTCTACTACTCGGCGCAGATCTTCCTGCTCGGCGCGGAGTTCACCTGGGTCTACTCGCACGAGTACGGCTCGCGCAAAGGGCAGAAGAGACCGGGCGCCGTTGAGAAAGAAGATTCTCGAGGAACACCCGTCGCGGTCCCGGTTCGGGTGCAGGCCGCGCGCCCGCTGCCGCCCATGCCGATGCCAGAGGCGGTGCCGGTGCACAAGCGCCAGCCGCTGGTCACCGTCGCCATCGCTACCGCGCTCGGCGCGGTGGCGGGAGTGGTGTTCCGCGCGAAGCCGGATGTCATCTTCCACCGCCGCCGCCCGCGGCTTCTTGCACGGCTCAAATTGCGGTGATTTGAATTTCCGCTATCCTCCCCGGGAATGGGAGGGTCCAGGGCCGTCGTCGCTGCGGTCGTGCTCGCCATCGCGGGCAGCACGGCGTATTACCTCTATGCCTCCAAGCAGAAGCGCGAGCAGCAGCGCCAGGTCACGGCGCTGCTCGTCGAGACTACCAAGCAGCTGCGCCAGGCGCTGAACGGCCCGCCCACGCCGGACCTGGTGTCGCGCATCGACAGCAACCTGAAGATGGCCAAGGCGCCGCGCGACCGCCCGCTCGAGACCGCGGCCGAGCACTACATCCACAGCGCGCGCGAGATCGCGCGCAAGCGCAGCGACGCCGAGCGCCTTGCGCGCGAGGCGGCGATGAGCCGCCGCGCGCTCGCCATGCACATGTCGGTGGCGAGCCGGCGCGACCCCTACTGGATCCGCGTCGCCGCCGACCTCAAGAAGCGCGTCGAGCGCGACCACCACGACCTCGAGGTGTCGCTGAAGGCGCTCTCGCAGCTGCTCTACGAGCTGCCCGAGGCGCAGAAGGAGCTCGCGCCGCACGTCGACGCCGCGCTCCTGCTCGAGCAGGGCGAGAGCCTGAAGGCGCGCGCGCGCGCCGACGAGTCCGCCCAGCGTGCCGCCGCCGAGCTGGACAAGGTGCGCAAGCTCGCCCAGCCGCGCTAGCCCGGCGTGTTCACCTGGCGCAAGTGGTGGCTGCTCTTCACCGTGATCTGGGTCGTGGTCGCGGGCATCCAGGTCGTGCTCATCCTGCTGACGTCCGAGGAGCCCAACCGCGCGCTCCAGCCGGCCATTTTCGCCGTCGGCGTGCCGGCGGCGCTTTATCTACTTGGCTGGATCGCAGAACGAATTCGGGGTCAGGGCCGCAAATAGACGAACCAGTCGTGGCCCTGGCCCCGAATTAGGTTTGCTACTTGGCGGGGACCGCCGCGGCGAGCGAAGTGAGCAGCTTCTCCAGCTTGCGCGCATCGGCGTCGAAGCGCCGGATGCCTTCGGCGAGCTTGTCGGTCGCCATGGCGTCCTGGTTGTGCTCCCAGCGGAACGCCTTTTCGTCCCAATTCACCTTTTCCGCCGATTGGGTTTTCGCTTTCTCCGGGGAGAGCAGCCTCGGGATCGCGCCCTCGGCCCTGGACAGCTTCTCCAGCAGGTCGGGCGCGATGGTGAGAAGGTCGCAGCCCGCGAGCGCGAGGATCTGCCCGGTCTTGCGGAAGCTCGCGCCCATCACCTGCACCTTGTAGCCGTGCTTCTTGTAGTAGGTGTAGATCTTCCTCACCGACGCGACGCCCGGATCTTCCTCCACCGGGATGTCGTCCACCTTGCGGCTCGCCTTGTACCAGTCGTAGATCCGCCCGACGAAGGGCGAGATCAGCGTCACGCCCGCATCCGCGCACGCCACCGCCTGCGCGAAAGAGAAGAGCAGCGTCATGTTGCAGTGGATGCCCTCGCGCTCGAGCTTCTCCGCCGCCTTGATGCCTTCCCACGTGCTTGCGAGCTTGATCAGTACGCGCTCGCGCTTCACGCCTTGCTTCTCGTACAGAGCGATAAACCGCTGCGCCTTGGCGATCGAGCCCTGCGTGTCGAAGGAAAGCCGCGCATCGACCTCGGTCGAAACCCGACCGGGGATGTGCTTGAGGATCTCGCAGCCGAAGTTGACGAACACCCGGTCCATGTCGCGGTCCATGAGGTGCCGGTAACGCGGGTCCTCGGCCGACGAGAGCAGGAGCGAAGGGTTGGTGGTGGCGTCCTGCGGCTTCCAGCGCGC
Proteins encoded:
- a CDS encoding TRAP transporter substrate-binding protein, with product MLKRAFAVAVSAAFVSFGAQAQAPATKSIKVQSSWPASLTIQDHLRIISERMEKASGGTVKVEAMAAGQIVPAFEVLDAANKKVIDGWHSISYYWVGKSPTAALFAGPPGGPFGMDHMDYLGWLYVGGGLQMWRDFYQNELKLNLIVWPAHPSSPQAFGWFKKPLRSVADFKGMKCRQTGLNAEIYAKLGQSVVNMPGGEIVPAAQRGVIDCAEWVGGVEDLRLGLPGVFKYHYTPGMHENNSIGEFGLNLDVWKSLSPQQQELFNIVINDAFIEWLTKWQKQNADAMDEMVKKHGVQIRRTPADILIASLKAWDEVAKENSAKNPTFKKVYESQREYAAKVVPAKRYMHPPYSFAANYYWPQDGGSAAKKDGKKQP
- a CDS encoding YihY/virulence factor BrkB family protein — translated: MLHPRQVWPLFKKAVQAWSNDYAPSMGAALSYYTLFSIAPLLLIVIAVAGWFFGDEAARGEITSGLSGLMGEQGAKAIEEMIANASQPKEGLIATVTGVFVLILGATTVFGELQNSLDRIWRAPAREAGGVWKLLRSRLLSLGMILGIAFLLMVSLVLDTVLQSLGKMWGTEGWQVLAQIVNFVAGFALTTTVFALIYKLMPRARIEWHDVWVGAVVTAILFTVGKFLISLYLGRSAVASSFGAAGSLAVVMIWVYYSAQIFLLGAEFTWVYSHEYGSRKGQKRPGAVEKEDSRGTPVAVPVRVQAARPLPPMPMPEAVPVHKRQPLVTVAIATALGAVAGVVFRAKPDVIFHRRRPRLLARLKLR
- the tal gene encoding transaldolase — protein: MTTQLESLRRHSLVVADTGDIEAVARWKPQDATTNPSLLLSSAEDPRYRHLMDRDMDRVFVNFGCEILKHIPGRVSTEVDARLSFDTQGSIAKAQRFIALYEKQGVKRERVLIKLASTWEGIKAAEKLEREGIHCNMTLLFSFAQAVACADAGVTLISPFVGRIYDWYKASRKVDDIPVEEDPGVASVRKIYTYYKKHGYKVQVMGASFRKTGQILALAGCDLLTIAPDLLEKLSRAEGAIPRLLSPEKAKTQSAEKVNWDEKAFRWEHNQDAMATDKLAEGIRRFDADARKLEKLLTSLAAAVPAK
- a CDS encoding class I SAM-dependent methyltransferase, producing MANRALFLVFFLLLPPLAGAQLPVQGAEPYVGQPGKDVIWVPTPPSLVEKMLDMAAVTPQDIVMDLGSGDGRNIIAAAKRGATAIGVEYDTDLVHLSRKRAAEEGVAGRARFVQGDMYEADISQATVLALFLLPDNLSKLKPKFEKLRPGTRIVINAYQIAGWEPKEVGVAGGECAPWCTAYLYVVPARPD